Within Desulfobacteraceae bacterium, the genomic segment CTGCGCTATTACGCCGCATGCGATTTCTTCGACGGCCGTAAACCGCCGCGGACCGCCGCTTTGGCACACTTTGCCTGAGCGCTGCACACCCCAACAGGAAAATCCCGACCCTCCCCGCCTCCGTTCGCGATCTTTGTGGACATCCCGCCCCACTTCCTTTACTGTTTTGACTGCAAGCTTGGAGGCATGGACCGCGGTGCGGCCGGGTGCGGCCGCCAGGCCCATGGCCTATCTGTCGGGTGGGGCGGACCAGCCTCGTGCCCGCCGAAAACCCCCCTTGGAATTCACCACGAAAGGAGGGATCCAGATGGGGCTATACAACCTGGAAAAAATCTTTTCGCCCAAATCCATCGCCGTCGTCGGTGCCAGCGAACGGCCGGGGACCGTGGGTGAGGCGCTGATCAGAAATCTCGTGCGCGGCGGCAGCCGGGCGGCGCTTTTCCCGGTAAACCCCAACTACAGCCAGGTAATGGGGTTAAATGCGCACAAATCGCTGATGGATGTCCCCCAGGCGGTGGATCTGGCGGTGATCGCAACCCCGATTGCGACGGTCCCCGAAATCACCGCGGAATGCGTCCGCAACGGGGTCGGCGGGGCGATCGTGATCTCGGCCGGCGGCAAGGAGGCCGGCCAAGAGGGCCGCAAAATCGAACACGAAATTTCGAAAATCGCCCGTCAGGGCGGCCTGCGGATCGTCGGCCCCAACTGTCTGGGGGTGATTTTGCCCGGGAAAAAAATCAACGCCAGCTTTGCCGCGGACATGCCGGCAGCGGGCAACCTGGCCTTTATCTCCCAGAGCGGGGCGATCTGCACCGCCATTCTCGACCGGGCTTTCCAGGAGCAGATCGGTTTCAGCCATTTTGTGAGCATCGGCTCCATGCTGGACGTCGATTTCGGCGACATGATCGACTACCTGGGAAACGACCCCCAGGCCCAAAGCATTCTGTTGTACATCGAAAACCTGACCCATTTCCGAAAGTTCATGAGCGCCGCGCGGGCGGTCTCGCGGGTCAAACCGATCGTCGTGCTCAAATCCGGCCGCAGCGCCGCCGGGGCCCAGGCGGCGGCATCCCACACCGGCGCCATGGCCGGCGAGGACGCCGTCTACGACGCGGCCTTTCAGCGCACCGGGGTGGTGCGCGTGGACACCATTCAGGACCTTTTCGACTGCGCCGAGTTGATGGCCAAGCAGCCCCGGCCCACCGGGTCGCGCCTGGCCATCATCACCAACGGCGGCGGCCCGGGGGTAATGGCCACCGACGCCCTCGCCCGCTGGGGACTGGACCCGGCGCCCCTCGGCGAGGACCTCATGGACAGACTGAATGCGGTTCTGCCGGCCTTCTGGAGCCGCAACAACCCCATCGACATTCTGGGGGACGCCTCCCCCCAGCGGTTCGCCCAGACCATCGAGACCTGCATCGACTCCGGCCAATTCGACGGCATTCTGCTGATCCTCGCCCCCCAGGCACTCACCCGGCCCGAGGATGTCGCCGAGCGGATCACCGAGCTCATCCGCCGCCAGCGCTTTCCCGTTTTTGCCGCCTGGCTGGGCGGACGGGACGTGGCCAAGGGGATCGCTATTCTGAACGCCGCCGGTGTGCCCACCTACGAAACCCCGGAGCGCGCCATCCGCGCCTTCCTCTACCTGCATGACTACGGCCGCAACCTGGAGTTGCTGAGCGAAATCCCGCCCAGGCTCGCCCACGAACCGAGCTTCGACCGCCAGGCGGCCGAGGAAAAAATTCAAGCGGGGTTGGCGCAGCCGGGTCAGTTCCTCGAGGAAACCGAATCAAAGGAGATATTGGCCGCCTATGGGGTTCCCGTCAACCAGACCCGGATCGCGGAGGAGAAGGAGGCGGCCGTCGCCATCGCCGAGGAACTTGGCTACCCGGTGGTTCTCAAGGTCCTGTCACCGGATATCACCCACAAGACCGACGCCCGGGGCGTTCAGCTGGACCTCTCGGATGCCCGCCAGGTGCGGGCGGCGTTTGACGCCATCATGGACGGGGCCAGAGGCTACAAGGCCGATGCCCGCATCCGGGGGGTTACGGTGCAGACCATGATCAGCCGCCCGGACGTGGAACTTCTGGTGGGGGCCAAAAAGGACCCCAGCTTCGGGCCGGCGATTCTTTTCGGGATGGGCGGGATCTACACCGAGATCTTCAAGGACCGCGCCCTGGGGCTGCCGCCCATGAACCGCCTGATCGCCCGCAGGCTGCTGGAGCAAACCCGCGTGTTTAAGATCCTCAAAGGCTACCGCGGGCGCCCGGGGGTCGACATGGATCAGCTGGAAGGGCTCATTTTGCGGTTGTCCCAGCTGATGGTGGATTTCCCCGAAATCCAGGAACTGGACATGAACCCGGTGATCGTCAAAAATGGCGCCCTTTTCGCCATCGACGCCCGCATCCGGCTTGAAGAAAGCGCGGTCCGATCGCCCCTGCACCTGGTCATCAGCCCCTACCCGGAGCAGTACGCGTGCCGGCTGGAAACCCCATCGGGCCGATCGCTTTTGATCCGCCCGATCAAACCGGTGGATGCCGATCTTTTTGTGGAACTCTTCGAGACCCTTTCGCCCACCAGCATCTACTACCGCTTTTTTAGCGCCATGAAGAGCCTGTCCCACAAGATGCTGGCCCGCTTCACCCAGGTGGACTACGACCGCGAAATTGCCATGGTGGCCATCGACGACGACGGCGGGGCGGAAAAAATGATCGGCGTCTCCCAGGTGTTCATTCACCCGGATGGCACCCACGGCGAGTTCTCCATCCTGGTGGGCGACCCGTGGCACGCTCAGGGCGTTGGCGCCAATCTGCTCGCGCATGTGCTCAGAATCGCCAAGGAGCGGGGCCTGACCAACGTCTGGGGCATCGTGCTGCGGGACAATGTCAACATGCTGGCCTTGGGCGAAAAGCTTGGTTTTGACGTTAAGTGGTCGAGCGACGGCATGGAGTGCCGGCTGAACATCGACCTGGAAAAGACCCGGTTTGAAGACCTCTGCAGCGCCGGGCAATTCAAACCGCAAGCATGACGGGAGGGAGGGTGCAATGGAGATCCGGACGGATCGCGCCGCGACACGGGCCGCCACCCCGGCTGGCGCCAGACAGAGCAGAGGGCCCGGCGCCACCCAGCGGCGGGCGCATTGGGGCCTGCTTTGGCTGGCAGCGCTCCTGCTGTCTTTTTGGACCGCGGCCGCCGCACCGCTTGCGGCCCAGCAAAATCAGGGAACCACCACGGCGGGAGAAAAAATGCCCGCCCCAGGGCCGAGGGAGGACTCCCCCCAGGCGCCGACGCGGGTGGAGGTCAAGCCGCTGGCCCGCGACCACGAGATCCGCGGCCGGCTGGAGGACATCCTCCAGGCCACCGGCTGGTTCACGGCCCCCGAGGTGCGGGTGCACGACGGGGTGGTTTTTCTCACGGGCATGACGGAGAGCGCCGAGTTCCGCAAGTGGGCCGGAGACCTGGCGCGCAACACCCAGGATGTGGTGGCGGTGGTCAACCAGATCGGGCTGAAGGAACCCTCGCTCTGGGATTTCCGGCCGGCCATGGAGGGTTTGCGGGAGCAGTGGCGAACCGTGGTGCGCAGCTCACCCTTTGTGGTCTTCGGCGTCTTGATTCTGGCGGTCACCTTCGGGGCCGCGCGACTTTTAAAGGCGGCCGCGCGCGCCTCCCTGCGCCGCCGCGACATCAACCCCCTGCTGCAGGATCTGATCTCGCGCGGGGTCGCGCTGGTGGTCCTGCTGGTGGGCCTCTACCTCGTTTTCCAGGTGGCCGGACTGACCACCATGGCCCTCACCATCATGGGCGGCACCGGGCTTTTGGGCATCGTGCTGGGGATCGCCTTCCGCGACATCACCGAAAACCTCCTGGCCAGCATTTTTTTGAGCGTCCAAAACCCCTTTCGCAACGGCGACCTGATCGAGATCGCCGGGATTTTGGGGTTCGTGCAGATGCTGACCATCCGGGCCACGGTCCTGATGACCCCCGACGGCAACCACGTCCAGATTCCCAACGCCACGGTCTACAAGAACAGCATCCACAACTACACCAGCAACCCCAACCGCCGGGCGGAGTTCACGGTGGGCATCGGCTACGATGACGAGATTCTGGCCGCTCAGGAGATGGTCCTCAAAATCCTGGCCGAGCACCCGGCGGTCCTCAAGGACCCCGAGCCCCTGGTGCTGGTGGAGAATTTGAACAAGGCCACCGTCGATCTGCGAATCTACTTCTGGCTGGACGGCGGGCAGCACAGCCTGCTGAAGGTCAAATCCTCGGTCATCCGGCTGGTCAAACGGGGGTTCCAGGAGGCGGGCATCTCTATGCCGGACGAGGCCCGGGAGGTCATTTTTCCCGAGGGGGTGGCGGTTCGCCTGACCACCCCGGAAGAGGTGCCGACAAAGGGCACCAGGCCCCCGGCAGCAAGCGCCCCACAACCGCCCGCGACGCCGGAGAGCGTGTCCACGGATGCCGAAGGCGGTCTGCGCAGCGAGGCCGGCGAGATCGAGGCCCAGGCGCGTCACTCACGAACGCCGGAAAAAGGGCAGAACCTGCTTAAGCCGGCCCCGGATGATGCCTGAGCGGGCTGGCGGCGCCGCCCAAGGGGTTTAGGCCGCTCGATGATCAGCAGATTCCCGTCATAGGTCAAAATGCCCAGCATGATGGCACAGATCAGGCGGTAGATATTGACGTCGTAGTATCGGGTCGGCGAGAAGGGGTTGGGCAGGAAGGGGTCGGCCACCCGGACGCTGCGGTCTTCGCGGTTGTAGCCGGAAAGAACGACGAAGTGCCCGGCCGATACGCCGCGCACATCGTCGAAAACCGCCCGGCCGTCGAGATCGTATTCCCGGGCGCAATTGTAAAGGTAGGTGGCGCTCAGACCGGTCAGCACCGGGATCGCCCGTTTCAGGTAGCGCCGGATGAGGGCGGCTGTCATGACCTCGAAGCGCAGCCGGCCGCCCAGCGCGAGGTATTCCAGATAGGCCTGGGTGGCGACGGCAAAGCCGGGCAGGTGTTTT encodes:
- a CDS encoding GNAT family N-acetyltransferase, whose protein sequence is MGLYNLEKIFSPKSIAVVGASERPGTVGEALIRNLVRGGSRAALFPVNPNYSQVMGLNAHKSLMDVPQAVDLAVIATPIATVPEITAECVRNGVGGAIVISAGGKEAGQEGRKIEHEISKIARQGGLRIVGPNCLGVILPGKKINASFAADMPAAGNLAFISQSGAICTAILDRAFQEQIGFSHFVSIGSMLDVDFGDMIDYLGNDPQAQSILLYIENLTHFRKFMSAARAVSRVKPIVVLKSGRSAAGAQAAASHTGAMAGEDAVYDAAFQRTGVVRVDTIQDLFDCAELMAKQPRPTGSRLAIITNGGGPGVMATDALARWGLDPAPLGEDLMDRLNAVLPAFWSRNNPIDILGDASPQRFAQTIETCIDSGQFDGILLILAPQALTRPEDVAERITELIRRQRFPVFAAWLGGRDVAKGIAILNAAGVPTYETPERAIRAFLYLHDYGRNLELLSEIPPRLAHEPSFDRQAAEEKIQAGLAQPGQFLEETESKEILAAYGVPVNQTRIAEEKEAAVAIAEELGYPVVLKVLSPDITHKTDARGVQLDLSDARQVRAAFDAIMDGARGYKADARIRGVTVQTMISRPDVELLVGAKKDPSFGPAILFGMGGIYTEIFKDRALGLPPMNRLIARRLLEQTRVFKILKGYRGRPGVDMDQLEGLILRLSQLMVDFPEIQELDMNPVIVKNGALFAIDARIRLEESAVRSPLHLVISPYPEQYACRLETPSGRSLLIRPIKPVDADLFVELFETLSPTSIYYRFFSAMKSLSHKMLARFTQVDYDREIAMVAIDDDGGAEKMIGVSQVFIHPDGTHGEFSILVGDPWHAQGVGANLLAHVLRIAKERGLTNVWGIVLRDNVNMLALGEKLGFDVKWSSDGMECRLNIDLEKTRFEDLCSAGQFKPQA
- a CDS encoding mechanosensitive ion channel; the encoded protein is MPAPGPREDSPQAPTRVEVKPLARDHEIRGRLEDILQATGWFTAPEVRVHDGVVFLTGMTESAEFRKWAGDLARNTQDVVAVVNQIGLKEPSLWDFRPAMEGLREQWRTVVRSSPFVVFGVLILAVTFGAARLLKAAARASLRRRDINPLLQDLISRGVALVVLLVGLYLVFQVAGLTTMALTIMGGTGLLGIVLGIAFRDITENLLASIFLSVQNPFRNGDLIEIAGILGFVQMLTIRATVLMTPDGNHVQIPNATVYKNSIHNYTSNPNRRAEFTVGIGYDDEILAAQEMVLKILAEHPAVLKDPEPLVLVENLNKATVDLRIYFWLDGGQHSLLKVKSSVIRLVKRGFQEAGISMPDEAREVIFPEGVAVRLTTPEEVPTKGTRPPAASAPQPPATPESVSTDAEGGLRSEAGEIEAQARHSRTPEKGQNLLKPAPDDA
- a CDS encoding C39 family peptidase: MKMVIDFDILKQPDATTCGPTCLHAVYRYYGEDLALGDLIPEIPELDQGGTLDVYLACHALRRGYQATIIPYNLQLFDPTWARASQAELAEKLRRQLACKKHLPGFAVATQAYLEYLALGGRLRFEVMTAALIRRYLKRAIPVLTGLSATYLYNCAREYDLDGRAVFDDVRGVSAGHFVVLSGYNREDRSVRVADPFLPNPFSPTRYYDVNIYRLICAIMLGILTYDGNLLIIERPKPLGRRRQPAQASSGAGLSRFCPFSGVRE